One Brassica oleracea var. oleracea cultivar TO1000 chromosome C7, BOL, whole genome shotgun sequence genomic window carries:
- the LOC106302293 gene encoding MADS-box transcription factor 23-like yields MGRGKIEMKKIENVNSRQVTFSKSRNRLIKKANELSFLCEVDVIVFSSTVNVYYFSKGLIKKANELSFLCEVDVIVFSSTVKVYYFSSGREETRVVFPLRATFYVVSAYFYLLKRFE; encoded by the exons ATGGGGAGAGGAAAAATAGAGATGAAGAAGATTGAGAATGTGAACAGTCGTCAAGTCACTTTCTCAAAGAGTCGTAACAGGTTGATAAAAAAGGCGAACGAGCTTTCATTTCTCTGTGAGGTCGATGTCATCGTCTTCTCCAGCACCGTCAATGTTTACTATTTCTCCAAAGGGTTGATAAAAAAGGCGAACGAGCTTTCGTTTCTCTGTGAGGTCGATGTCATCGTCTTCTCCAGCACCGTCAAGGTTTACTATTTCTCCAGCGGAAG AGAAGAAACGAGGGTCGTCTTCCCTCTTCGTGCGACGTTCTATGTTGTTTCCGCTTACTTTTACCTTCTGAAACGGTTTGAGTAA
- the LOC106306863 gene encoding tyrosine decarboxylase 1-like, whose amino-acid sequence MENGSSNNALKPMDSEQLREYGHRMVDFIADYYKTIETFPVLSQVQPGYLHNLLPESAPDHPETVEQVLDDVKAKILPGVTHWQSPSFFAYFPINGSIAGFLGEMLSAGLNTMSFSWVASPAATELEIVVVDWVAKLLNLPEQFLSKGNGGGVIQGSACEAILVVMIAARDKVLRSVGKKALEKLVVYSSDQTHSSLQKACQLAGIHLENCRVLKTDSSTNYALRPESLQEAVSKDLEAGLIPFFLCGTVGTTSSTAVDPVAALGKIAKSNEMWFHIDAAYAGSACICPEYRQYIDGVETADSFDMNAHKWLLTNFECSLLWVKDQSALTEALSTNPEYLKNKASQANLVVDYKDWQIPLGRRFRSLKLWMVLRLYGAENLKSYIRNHIKLAKIFEQLVSKDPNFEVVTPRIFSLVCFRIAAVDNDEKKCNNLNRSLLDAVNSSGKLLFSHTILSGKFVLRFAIGAPLTEEKHVKEAWKVIQEEASFLLSK is encoded by the exons AT GGAAAATGGTAGTAGCAACAACGCGTTGAAGCCGATGGACTCAGAGCAACTGAGAGAGTACGGACATCGAATGGTGGATTTCATTGCTGATTATTACAAAACCATCGAGACTTTCCCTGTCCTTAGCCAAGTTCAG CCTGGTTATCTTCATAATCTTTTGCCTGAGTCAGCCCCAGACCATCCTGAAACGGTGGAACAAGTTCTTGACG ATGTCAAGGCGAAGATATTGCCTGGAGTAACTCATTGGCAAAGCCCTAGTTTCTTTGCTTACTTCCCTATTAACGGCAGCATTGCAGGGTTCTTGGGTGAGATGTTGAGTGCTGGTCTTAATACTATGAGTTTTAGTTGGGTTGCTTCTCCAGCTGCAACTGAGCTCGAAATTGTCGTTGTTGATTGGGTTGCAAAACTGCTCAACCTGCCAGAGCAGTTTCTATCCAAAG GAAATGGAGGTGGAGTAATCCAAGGGTCAGCTTGTGAAGCTATTCTCGTTGTTATGATTGCTGCCCGCGATAAGGTCTTAAGAAGCGTTGGTAAGAAAGCACTTGAGAAGCTTGTTGTCTACTCCTCTGACCAGACACATTCATCTTTACAGAAAGCTTGCCAG CTAGCCGGTATCCATCTAGAGAATTGCAGGGTCCTGAAAACAGATTCATCTACAAATTACGCTCTGCGCCCTGAATCACTTCAAGAAGCTGTTTCTAAGGATCTTGAAGCTGGATTGATTCCATTCTTCTTATGTGGCACT GTTGGAACAACTTCTTCAACAGCAGTTGATCCAGTAGCAGCACTGGGAAAGATTGCAAAG AGCAATGAGATGTGGTTTCACATCGATGCAGCGTATGCTGGAAGTGCTTGTATATGTCCAGAGTATAGACAGTACATTGACGGAGTAGAAACTGCAGACTCTTTTGACATGAATGCTCACAAGTGGTTGCTCACTAATTTCGAGTGTTCCCTACTTTGGGTGAAG GATCAATCTGCTCTCACTGAAGCTCTTTCAACAAATCCAGAGTATCTCAAAAACAAA GCATCTCAGGCAAACTTGGTTGTTGATTACAAAGATTGGCAAATCCCTCTTGGACGACGATTCAG GTCACTGAAACTATGGATGGTTTTACGGCTCTATGGAGCTGAGAACCTTAAGAGCTATATAAGAAACCATATCAAACTGGCTAAAATATTCGAACAACTTGTCTCCAAAGATCCTAACTTTGAG GTTGTGACTCCTAGGATCTTTTCTCTGGTCTGTTTCCGTATAGCAGCTGTTGATAACGATGAAAAGAAGTGCAACAACCTAAACCGCAGCCTCCTAGACGCAGTGAACTCTTCAGGGAAACTCTTATTTTCTCACACT ATATTGTCGGGAAAATTCGTACTACGTTTCGCCATAGGAGCGCCATTGACGGAGGAGAAGCACGTGAAGGAGGCATGGAAGGTTATCCAGGAAGAAGCATCATTCTTGCTTTCCAAGTAA
- the LOC106306809 gene encoding WD repeat-containing protein 70, with protein MEDDELEAMRAHFPLSFGKSSIVSPPTESIHSATRRADAGASSDSKPNSGFPSLSNSWIQSVRRPKRNPNSSGGAKSSLSPSEDDVSVSVEDDGVMVGPPPPPPARDGNDSDDEDDMIGPPPPPPPRTADVDSDDDDDEENRYKIPLSNEIQLKGHTKIVSCLAVDNAGARVLSGSYDYTVRMYDFQGMNSRLQSFRQIEPSEGHQVRSLSWSPTSGQFLCVTGSAQAKIYDRDGLTLGEFIKGDMYIRDLKNTKGHICGLTFGEWHPKNKQTILTSSEDGSLRIWDVNNFLSQTQVIKPKLARPGRIPVTTCAWDREGKRIAGGIGDGSIQIWSLKPGWGSRPDLYVGKAHTDDITSVKFSSDGRILLSRSFDGSLKVWDLRQMKEALKAFDGLPNFYPQTNVAFSPDEQIILTGTSVDKDSTTGGLLCFYDRTKLEIVQKVGISPTSSVVQCAWHPRLNQLFATSGDKSQGGTHILYDPTRSERGACVCVARAPRKKSVDDYQPEPVIHNPHALPLFRDAPSRKRQREKTLKDPLKAHKPELPMTGPGHGGRVGTTGSGLLTQYLLKQGGMIKETWMEEDPREAILKYAEVAVKDPKFIAPAYSQTQPDTIFAKSDDEEEEGDAKK; from the exons ATGGAGGATGATGAATTGGAAGCTATGCGAGCTCACTTCCCTCTTTCTTTCGGCAAGAGTTCCATTGTTTCGCCGCCTACCGAATCCATCCACAGCGCTACTCGCCGCGCTGACGCCGGAGCTTCGTCGGACTCCAAACCTAATTCCGGCTTTCCGTCTCTGTCTAATTCGTGGATCCAATCTGTTCGCCGTCCCAAACGCAACCCTAATAGCAGCGGCGGTGCTAAATCTAGTCTCTCTCCTTCCGAGGATGATGTATCCGTATCCGTAGAGGATGACGGAGTTATGGTGGGACCACCACCGCCGCCCCCTGCAAGGGACGGTAATGATTCTGATGATGAGGATGATATGATCGGTCCTCCGCCACCGCCACCGCCTCGTACTGCAGATGTAGATTCAGATGACGACGACGATGAGGAGAATCGGTACAAGATCCCTTTGAGCAACGAGATTCAGCTCAAGGGACATACTAAG ATTGTTTCGTGTCTGGCTGTTGATAACGCCGGAGCTAGGGTTCTCTCTGGCAGCTATGACTACACTGTTCGTATGTATGATTTCCAAGGGATGAACTCCAGACTACAGTCTTTCAGGCAGATTGAACCATCTGAAGGTCACCAAGTTCGCAGCTTGAGCTGGAGTCCCACTTCTGGTCAGTTTCTATGCGTCACTGGCTCTGCCCAAGCTAAG ATTTATGATCGTGATGGTCTTACCCTTGGTGAGTTCATTAAGGGGGATATGTACATCCGTGATCTTAAGAACACTAAGGGCCACATTTGCGGGTTGACTTTCGGAGAATGGCATCCCAAGAATAAGCAAACCATTCTGACTTCTTCTGAAGACGGGTCTTTGCGTATATGGGATGTTAATAACTTCCTAAGCCAAACACAG GTTATTAAGCCCAAGCTTGCTAGACCCGGGAGGATTCCAGTTACGACTTGTGCTTGGGATCGTGAAGGAAAGCGTATCGCTGGTGGCATTGGAGATGGATCTATTCAG ATTTGGAGTCTCAAGCCGGGATGGGGAAGCAGACCAGATTTATATGTTGGGAAAGCCCACACTGATGATATTACCTCTGTTAAGTTCTCTAGCGATGGGAGAATTCTCTTGTCAAGAAGTTTTGATGGTTCTCTAAAG GTGTGGGACTTACGGCAGATGAAAGAAGCCCTAAAGGCTTTTGACGGTCTCCCTAATTTTTATCCTCAAACCAACGTTGCCTTTAGTCCAGATGAACAAATCATCCTGACTGGAACATCCGTTGACAAGGACAGTACAACAGGAGGCTTGCTCTGCTTTTACGACCGGACCAAACTCGAGATTGTTCAAAAAGTCGGAATATCTCCAACTTCCAGCGTGGTGCAATGCGCTTGGCACCCGAGGTTGAATCAG TTATTTGCAACATCTGGAGACAAAAGCCAAGGAGGAACTCACATTCTTTACGACCCAACTCGGAGCGAGAGAGGTGCATGTGTGTGCGTTGCACGTGCACCAAGGAAGAAATCTGTAGACGATTACCAACCAGAACCAGTAATACACAACCCTCATGCATTACCGTTGTTCAGAGACGCACCAAGCCGTAAACGACAAAGGGAGAAGACTTTGAAGGATCCTCTTAAAGCCCATAAGCCTGAGCTTCCCATGACTGGTCCTGGTCATGGTGGAAGGGTTGGGACCACTGGTAGCGGCTTATTAACGCAGTATCTTCTCAAG CAAGGTGGGATGATAAAAGAAACATGGATGGAGGAAGATCCAAGAGAAGCAATATTGAAATACGCAGAGGTTGCTGTGAAAGATCCCAAGTTTATTGCACCTGCTTACTCTCAGACCCAACCTGACACCATCTTCGCTAAATCGGATGATGAAGAAGAAGAAGGTGATGCCAAAAAATAA